The sequence below is a genomic window from Burkholderia contaminans.
GCGTGCCACCAGCGCGTTTGGGTGCCGACGTATTTGTCGTACGGCGCCTTCACGAACGCTTGCACGTCGACGCCCGTGCCATCCTTGTCGAGCGAGAAGCCGACCACCTGGCCGACCTGCAGGTGCCGATAGAACACCGGCGAGCCGATGTCGATCGAGCCGAGCGAATCGCCGTGCAGCAGGTAGCGGCGGCCCTGCTGGTCCGCGGTGACGGCGGGCGGTGTCTCGAGTCCGGCGAAGTCGGTCTGTTCGTGCGGCGAGCGGCCGAGGTCCGCACCGATGTACGCGCCGGAGAGCAGCGTGCCGAGCCCGGAGATACCGGTGGCGCCGATACGCGGCCGAACGACCCAGAATCGCGTATCGCGGTTCGCGAACTGCGCGGCGTCCTTGGTGAGCTGGATGCGCACGACCACGCGCTTGAAGTCGGGCGTGAGCGTGATGGCCTGCACCGAGCCGATATCGACGTCCTTGTAACGGACCTTGGTCTTTCCGGCTTCGAGGCCTTCTGCGTTCGCGAACGTGACGGTGATCGTCGGGCCGGTCGCGGCAATGCCGCGGTACACGAGCGCCAGCCCGATCAGCGCGCACACGAGCGGCACGATCCAGACGAGGGACGGGATCCAGCGGCTGCGCGGCCGGATCTCGGGTTCAGGCAAATCGAGGGGAAGCATCTTGTGAATGGACGTAGCGTTGTGACGGGCTTGCGCCCGTTCAGGATCGAGGGCTGGCGGCGCAGCGGTGCGCGCCGTCCCAGATGAGTCGCGGATCGAACTGCATCGACGCACACATGGTGAGCACGACCACTGCGCCGAATGCCAGTGCGCCGGGGCCGGGCGTGATCTCGGCGAACGAACCGAAATGCACGAGCGCGATCGTCAGTGCGACGACGAACACGTCGAGCATCGACCAGCGGCCCACGCGCTCCACCAGTCGATGGAGCCGCGCGCGTTCCAGCGGGCGCCATGGCGTGCCGCGATGCGCGGCAATGGCCTGCAACGCGAGAATCGCGAGCTTGAGCATCGGCACGAGCACGCTCGCGACGAACACGACGACGGCGAGCGGCCAGTCGCCGGACGTCCAGAAGTACGCGACGCCGGCGAGAATGGTGTCGTCCTCGGCGCGGCCGAGCGAGGTCGCATGCATGATGGGCAGCAGGTTCGCCGGGATGTAGAGAAGCGCGGCCGCGATGACGAGCGCGCCCGTGCGTGCGGCGCTGCGCGGGCGGCGTTCGTGCAGCGTCGAACCGCAGCGCGTGCAGCGCGCGTCGGCGGCTTCGGTATGCGGTTGCACGCGTCCGCAGGTATGACATGCGACCAGCCCCGCGGCGCGGGCCGTGACGCTTGCCGAGCGGTGGCGCCCGGTCGCGCCGGTCGCGTTCGTTGCGTCCGCTGTGTCGGGCGTCACCGGTGCAGCGCGTCGCGGCGTGTGCCGCCGGCGCGATACCGCGGCGGACGTACCGCCGCCGCGCAGCGCGATGATTTCGTCGCGCGCTTCCCACAGGCCGCCCGGGTCGAATGACGCGAGAAAGCCGAGCAACACGGTGAGGGCGCCGAACGCAAACAGCGCGGGGCCCGGTATCACGTGCGCGAGGCTCGTCATCTTGACGATCGTGACCAGGATGCCGAGCAGGAACACCTCGACCATGCTCCACGGGCGCAGCCGCTGCATGTTGCGCAGGACCGGCTCGAAGCGGGGCGGTACGCGGCCCGCGCGCAACGGTACGAGCACGTACAGCCACGCGGCGAGTTCCAGCAGCGGGAACAACATCGTCGTGCAGAACACGATCGCCGCCACCGCCGGTTGCCCGTTCAAGCGCAACGCGGCCACCGCGTCGGCCAGCGTCGCGTGCGATGCGATGCCGGCGGCGTCGAGCGCGACGATGGGAAAGGCCTGCGCGATGAAGAGCGTGAACAGCGCGGCGAGCGCGATCGCGCACCGCCGGTCGAGCGCCGGACGGCCGTGCGCGCTGCCGCCCACGCGGGCACGGCACCTCGGGCAGTGCGCAGCCAGCGCGCGCAAGC
It includes:
- a CDS encoding paraquat-inducible protein A codes for the protein MKPENLVACHECDLLFWRPPRLRALAAHCPRCRARVGGSAHGRPALDRRCAIALAALFTLFIAQAFPIVALDAAGIASHATLADAVAALRLNGQPAVAAIVFCTTMLFPLLELAAWLYVLVPLRAGRVPPRFEPVLRNMQRLRPWSMVEVFLLGILVTIVKMTSLAHVIPGPALFAFGALTVLLGFLASFDPGGLWEARDEIIALRGGGTSAAVSRRRHTPRRAAPVTPDTADATNATGATGRHRSASVTARAAGLVACHTCGRVQPHTEAADARCTRCGSTLHERRPRSAARTGALVIAAALLYIPANLLPIMHATSLGRAEDDTILAGVAYFWTSGDWPLAVVVFVASVLVPMLKLAILALQAIAAHRGTPWRPLERARLHRLVERVGRWSMLDVFVVALTIALVHFGSFAEITPGPGALAFGAVVVLTMCASMQFDPRLIWDGAHRCAASPRS